TCCAACTTGTGTAAACAGCCGTCTGATCAACAATGGCCAAAGTTGTATTGCGGCTAAACGGTTCATCGTGGTTGAATCCAGGTTCGAAGAGTTTGAAGAGAAATTTGTAGAGGAAATGAAGAACCGAACGATGGGTGATCCTATGGACGACTCGTTCGATTTAGGTCCGCAGGCAAGAAATGACCTTCGGGATGAACTTCACGATCAAGTTAAACGAAGTATTGATAAGGGAGCTAAATGTTTGCTGGGCGGAGAGATACCTGACCGGAAAGGCGCCTGGTATCCTCCAACTGTGTTGACTGATGTTAAGCAGGGTATGGCTGCCTATGAAGAAGAACTTTTTGGTCCGGTTGCAGCAATTATCAAGGCGAAAGATGAAGAGGAGGCCATTCAAATTGCAAACGACAGTATATTTGGATTAGGTGCAGCGGTCTTCACAGAGGATCTTGGTAAAGGGGAGAAGATTGCTTCGAAAAAATTAAATGCCGGTAACTGTTTTGTAAACTCTTTAGTCAAATCAGATCCAAGGCTGCCTTTTGGCGGAATTAAGGAGAGTGGTTATGGTCGTGAATTATCACACTTTGGAATTAAGGAGTTTGTGAACGTAAAAACAGTATATGTGGGATAATCGGTGGTTGGTATTCTGTAAATTAGAAAACTCAACGATCTTGTAACATTAAACGGGTTCGTTTCTCTTTTATACTAAACGAACCCGATTTTTATATCATGGATCTTCTTTCAAGACTTCTCGGACTATACATGCTCTTAGATATATTAAAAGGTATTGCTCAAATGTTTTTCAGGCTTTTTTTTGTCCGGATGAAAGAGCGTATGCCTGCCTACATTTACGTAAAATCCAAAAGAGGATAGTAATATTCAGGAATTTGATGAAAAGTTCATTTTCTGAATTCTAACTGCATTTAGGATAGCCAGAAGTGCAACTCCTACATCAGCAAAGACCGCTTCCCACAGAGAGGCCATTCCTAAAGCCCCCAGAGCCAGTACAACCGTCTTAACACCCAGGGCGAGACCTATGTTCTGCCAGACTATGTTTCGTGTCTTACGTGCAATCCTTATCGATTCTGCTATTTTGGTAAGTTGGTCGGATTGAATCACGACATCAGCCGTCTCTACTGCCGCATCACTTCCCATCGCACCCATTGCAATTCCAACATCACTTAAAGCTAAAACCGGTGCATCATTTATTCCGTCTCCGGCATAGGCTACTTTGCCTTTTGTTCGCTCTTTAATCTCTTCAAGTTTTTCTGATTTCTGTTCCGGTAGCAAATCTCCATAGATTTCATCAATTTTCAGATCACGGCCAACTTCCTCGACTACTTCTTTGTGATCTCCGCTGAGCATAACCGTTCGATCCACGCCCAGATGATGTAATTGTCGGATCGCGTGTTTAGCGTCATCTTTCAACCGATCAGAAATGGTTACAGTAGCTTGATGAATACCGTCAATTGCCATATGTACTTTTGTGGAAGAATTTTTGGATTCAGAACCTGACTTATTCAATTCAACCTGTTCGTTCTCCATTAGCTTTTGATTACCAATGACCACAGTTTGTCCCTCAATAATGGACTTTAATCCATAACCCGGTATTTCGTTCTGTTGATCTACTTTCAGCGAATGTTCGGGAGTGTAGATGTAATCAGTAATTGCTCTTGCAATAGGATGATTTGAGACTTTCTCAACCGCAAACAGATAAGAGCCTATTTGCGATTCGTTCATGTCGGAGTACAGTTCAATATTTTGAACAGAAAATGTAGCGTGTGTCAGGGTTCCGGTTTTGTCAAAGACTACCGTTTTGACCGAACGGAGTGCATCCAGAAAATTACCTCCTTTCACCAATATTCCATTTTTAGATGCTGCACCGATTCCGCCAAAATATCCAAGCGGGATAGAGATCACCAAAGCGCAAGGGCAGGAGATCACAAGAAAGACCAGTCCGCGATAGAGCCACTCCTCGAATACGTATGATGAGACAAAAAGAGCGGGAAGAGCTACAAGAAGAGTTGCCAGCAATACCACAATGGGAGTGTAAACTTTCGCGAATGAGCGTATGAACAGTTCCGTTTTTGCTTTCCTGGATGTCGCTTCCTGTACCATCTTCAGGATTCGGGAGATGGAACTGTTTTCGTAAGTTTTTTGGACCTCCAGCTCAATAACCCGATTTAAATTGATCATTCCGGCTAACACATTCTCATTATCCGAAATATGTCGAGGTTTACTTTCGCCGGTAATGGCAGAAGTGTCAAATGCAGCGCGATCGGTTATCAGTTTTCCGTCTAAAGGTACTCTCTCTCCCGGTTTCACTTGAATAATCTGGCCAATTGGTACACTATCCGGGTGAACAGTTTTGAAAGAGTTCCCGTCTTTGACGTGAGCTACCTCTGCCCGTACGTCGAGCAGGGCACGGATACTGCTTCTTGCCTTTTGAACGGCACTATGTTGAAATGCTTCACCAACAGAATAAAAAAGCATAACAGCCACGCCTTCGGGGTACTCGCCAATAAAGAAAGCTCCAAATGTGGCTATACTCATCAAAAAGAATTCTGTGAACACTTCGCCTCTGATCAGGCTTTCCCATCCCATTTTTACAACCGGATACCCGACCGGCAGATATGCAATCAGATACCAGGCAAGACGAAAACTTTCATTAAACCATACCGGATCAATGAAATAGTCCAGAATTAACCCAATGGTTAATAGCAGGGCAGAAACGATTGGCTGCCAGTGTTTGGTGAGAAAATTTACTTCATCAGTAGAGTAAGAGGGGGTATCATGATTTACACTGCATGTTTTACACCCTGTTTGAGCTGAAGATTGTGACATGGATCAAGTTAATTTCAAAATTGCTATCATTTAACTTGAAGATAAGAAGTGACCGGCATGCAACACTATTGCAAAGATATTTAGGCAGCACAGGAAGGACAGAACCCACTGATGACAAAATTCCCTTTTTTGGGAATAAACTGTTCAGGAAGTGAAAAGTTTGGAATGTTTAAGTCTCTAAAGCAGAACGTTTTCTCACAATCAGTACAGAAAAAATGTAGGTGCGTGTCATCGGGATAGGAGCATGTGCATTCGGCCGGACAGAGAGCGTATTTGGTGCTGTCTCCCGCGTCATCAATTCTGTGCACAAGACCTTTCTCTTCAAATGTTCTTAGTGTACGGTACAGAGTGGTTCTGTCTGAACGGGTAAAATGGTTCTCCAGTAAAGTAAGACTCACAGCTGCCTCGTTTTTAACCAGGAAGTTTAAAACCATCAACCGCATTGAAGTAGGTTGAATTTTACGATTTTGAAGTTGATTGATGAGAATCTTTTCTTCCATGACTAATACTTATAAGTAATTCTGAATGACTTATAATTTAATGGTGATGGCGGTAGGTTACAATTCTTTGCCACATTAGTATTGCAAAGATGAGGATTGAGCTCAGAATCAGGCCTCTGCTTGCAATGGAAACAAAAAAGTGTGTTTGAAAGAGTGTAGTTATAACCAAAAGCATCAAACCGAAATTATAGAAACCAAAAACCAGCCAGCCGGCCCAACCTGGTCCTCTTCTGGGTTCTGATAATTTTTTGGGAAACATCCAGTACGCTGTTCCCATTGCCAGTTGTACGACCCATCCCCAGATAGCCATTTCGTAATGAGCCGGCAGCAGTGCCCAAATAAAAGGGTGAACCGCTATCACTTTATGAATCAGGATAAGGGTGCCCACGCTTACTGATAGCAGCAGGTAGAGGAGAGATGATCGAATCATCCAGATGGATTGAGAGGGCATCATAACAATAACTATCTTTGTTTTTTACGGTTTTGAAGCCTTGGCCAAATCTCGATGGTATATAGAATCACGGCGATCCACTGCAACAACGCTGATACAACAATACTGATTTGAATAACTTTGCCATCCTTTAAAAGTGGAATAAACGGTTCAGATAAAAATCGAAGGATCAAACCGATATTTAAAGTCCAAAATGTTGCCCAAACCAAAATTGATTCTCTTCTTTTTTTGTCCCGGTGTTTGCGGGGAAACATCCATACTGATACCCCGATGATCAACTGAGTAATCCAGCCCATAACCAGCATATGCAAATAGATTGGCAATAAAGAGAGTTTACTGCTCATTAAAGGGATTTCATCCAGAAAGACGAGCGTAATCCCTAATACAAAGTAGATAACACCGGCTTTTATAAACCATCGGCTTGTAGTCGGCATAGTGGATTATTTTAGGATAAACATGTTCAAATTTTATCATCTCACCAGCGAAACAGCAAAGTAGAGAATGATCAGCCCCAAGATTAAATTGATCCGGCCACCCCAGCTCGAGGCCTTGCGATATCTGTAAGTAGTTTCACTATTGGGATCTTTCTTCATTAAATCTGCGGCTTTTGGGCCGAGCCAGAAATCATGAATCGCTGCTACAATTAACATCAAGGAGAATGCGATCAATTTACTGAATAGGGTTGATCCATACTCACTTTGCCAGAATGTGACTGAAATCAGATCCTGTACGCTGAAGCCCCGGCCAAGCAGGGCGGTGATTCCGGTAATTATGAGAATAGGGAAGAGTAGCCAACTCAGTCGGCTGAAACGTGTGCCCAGTTCAGTAAATAGAAGTCCGCGTTGTGTAGCAAGTTTTTTTCGGGTTGCAGGTACCAGAACGGCAGCCGTAAAGATTATACCGCCAATCCAGAAACAAACAATGGTGATGTGGACAAACACTGACCAAAAATACATGAACCGACGGGGTTTGTTGTTGAACTGAGATGAAATCGTTTCGACCTTTCAAAACCGAAACGATGAATTATTATTACAGCAATCAAATCATAAATCAGATAGAAGTGTCTCTGCTTTTTTAAATAAGATGTTATTCTCGAGGTGAACGTGCTGATGCAGGTCCTCTTCAAATCCGGCCAGGTTCTGGTAAAGTATTTGATAGGTTGCACATGCATCTGCAGGAGGTGTAAAATCGTTGCTTAGAGAACGGATCTCTTTCATGATATCGCCGGCACCTTCATGATCATCAATCATGTGATCGAGTTCTGCACGTAGCTGATTTGCCAATTTCTCATTTACTTCTTCACCGTTTTTAATCTGAAGATGTATATTTTTAATCAATGGAAAAACAGTCTGCTCTTCATCTTGGAGGTGTTGAATCAGCTCATTGGAAAGCTTTGCAAACAATTGATAGATCTCGATATTTTCCGGGTGACGCTCTCCATGAACGTTGGCAACTTTCGCAGCATACACCAAAATTTCCTCCGTTTTGGTACGCACAAAGGTGTGATGATTATTGATGATGTAGTCTATCAAAAAGTCGGGTTCCCATAGGTTAAACTTCTGATTGACGGTTGTTCCACCGGTAGGCATTGTGCTCAATTTTAAAGTGACCTGGTCGGGATTGATACCTTTACGTTCGCAAACCTCTCCAAGCGGTAAACCGCCTCCACAGCAGAAGTCAATTCCAAACTCTTTGAAAACACCGGCAGCGTGGTAGTTATCAGCAACAATATCACCAATGTTTCTCTGTACTAAAGTTGTTGGGTCGTTATTCATCATGGTCAATACTTATTTATAGATTGTTATTGAGGTTATTTAAATTTTAATATTTCGATACTCTGAAAAATCACTCAATGTACTTTCCTTTATAAACTTAAACGTGATATCTGATAAAAATTCTAAGTCTTTAAACAAAGCGGACAGTTCCAATTTTGTATCCGGTTTTCCTTTATCGGTGTACATTTCAATAAATGAGGGATTGGAAGCCTGAATGATGTCAATTAAGAAAATTTCTGATGCAGGTCTGGCCAGTAAAACCCCTCCATTTGATCCTCGTTTTGATCTGACCAGACCGGCTTTTTTCAGTTTTTGGAGTACCTTAACCAGATACTCATTGGGCATATCCAGTTCACGACTAATCCTCTTGGTAGACACCGGAGTGTCACCAGATTGAAGAGCTAAATACTCACAAGCTCTTAACCCATATTTACCTGAATTGGATAGCATTTGGATGGTTTCTTTTTGAGTATGAATGAACTTGTTTACTGTACGCGCAAGATTCCGACCATTCCAGCCATGTAGTGTCCGGGGAAGGTGCAAACAAAGTCATAGTCGCCTTTGGTTTCAGGAACTGTAAACTCCATCTCTACTGATTCACCGCCGCCCAGCATTGGTGTGTTAAAGATCACCTGGTCTTCATAATCAGGTGCGATGAACTCGTTATCTCTGGCCGACATGGAAGCCTGTGCAAAAGCATCGGTATCTGTTCCAAGGTCAACAATGGCAATGTTGTGAGACATAGTCTGGGGTGGCATATCACTTTTAGTCTCAAATACGATTTTGATGGTTTCACCCGGTTCAGCTTCAATCAGGGTTACATCAAATTTCATATTGTCCATTCCTTTGATGTTTACGGTTCGTATATCATCGCTTTCGTTAGATGCAAATGCCGGTATAGCGATAAGGAGTGCTGTAAATAGTGTGATAATTGTTTTAATTGTACGTTTCATAATTCTATTAGATTTAGTTTTTTATAAACTGTTTAGTTGTTTTTGTCCGATGATCGGACGGTAAATTTTCCTTTGTGTCCCATACGTTCGTGTGGGCGGCAGAAGTAGTTGTATTCACCGGTTACATTTGGGCGGTAAAACCACTCCTGACCTTTTTGAAGCAGATCTGAATCAAATGATTCAGCCGACTCCGGAATCCCAAGTTCTCTGCGATTATCCGGATGGTAGGCGGTAACGGTGTGTATGCCTTCCTCTACCACAAACCTCAGCAGATCACCTTTTTGAATATCTGCTTCAGCCGGAACAAACCTGGAATTTTCCATTGATCCCACAATTCGAATGGTAACTGTATCGGCTTCAGCATTTTGATTGTTTTGTGCATAAAGTCCGCTAACAGTCAGTACTAAAAGGGTGATATGTAAAACAATTAATTTCAACGGGTTAGACTTTCAATAAGAGTGATATCGTCAGCCAGATTTCCGATAATACCTTCAATCCTGTGGCTGATATTACCGTGTTTATCCAGAACTGTTATCAGGTTTGAGTGATCAAAATGTCCATCACTGCGCTCCCGATACTGAACTCCCAGGAGGGAGGCAAGTTGCCGGATATCCATTTGATCAGCCGTTACAAAATGCCAGTCGGGCAGATCGAGCTGTTCATATTCGGCATACTCTTTCAGTGCTTGGGGTGTGTCGTTTTTGTAATCAAAACTTACAGCCAGAACATTGATGTTTTCCTGAGTCTCTTCACTCAGTGAGGAGTATAGCTTCCAGGTTCGCTGAATCAGCATCGGACAGGTTTCCGTACACTTTCCGTAAAACATTACCACTATGAGTGGCTGTCCGGCAAAATCTTTGATCTGTACGGATTCACTGTTTTGGTTGACCCATGTTGTCGGAATCTGATGCAGTGACTCGGAATGATTGATTGCTTCAGAGTCAAGCTCTTTCATCTGCTCCATGTCATGCTCGTGACCATGATCATGTCCATCTCCCTGACTGTGCTGAGCCGTTGCTGTAACCGCTGATGCGGATAGCACAAATAAAGTAATGAGTGTTGCTTTGAAAACTTTCATATTAAATCTCCATCTTATTGCTGTTCATATCGTAAGCGCATCGAAAACCGAGCATACCTGTTGAGCTTGTAGGCTTAAAACTCATTCGTGTGATGTATCGGATTGACATTGCGTAACTGTACACAGATGCATCACCCTGCATTCGGCCTACGGTTCCGCAATCGAGTGAGATATCATCGGCAATGGGAGGATTGAAATCTTCGACCCACTCCATAATCAGACCGAAAAGATCTTTGACTCCATATCGATTTTCGATACCCGTTGATCCCACATCGCTTTTGATCTTTGTATCCACCGCGGAGTACCACCCGATCAGCTCACTACTGAAACGGTTCGCCTCAAGGTTTGAATCGAAATCCATCGCCTGAGCAGCATATTCCCATTCGTTTAAAGTAGGAAGCCGACCTCCGTTCCATTCGCAATAAGAATTAGCGGCATACCAGGATACTCTAGTAACCGGTCTGTCCATTATCTCATCACTACCCG
This is a stretch of genomic DNA from Rhodohalobacter barkolensis. It encodes these proteins:
- the ric gene encoding iron-sulfur cluster repair di-iron protein; amino-acid sequence: MMNNDPTTLVQRNIGDIVADNYHAAGVFKEFGIDFCCGGGLPLGEVCERKGINPDQVTLKLSTMPTGGTTVNQKFNLWEPDFLIDYIINNHHTFVRTKTEEILVYAAKVANVHGERHPENIEIYQLFAKLSNELIQHLQDEEQTVFPLIKNIHLQIKNGEEVNEKLANQLRAELDHMIDDHEGAGDIMKEIRSLSNDFTPPADACATYQILYQNLAGFEEDLHQHVHLENNILFKKAETLLSDL
- a CDS encoding plastocyanin/azurin family copper-binding protein, producing MKRTIKTIITLFTALLIAIPAFASNESDDIRTVNIKGMDNMKFDVTLIEAEPGETIKIVFETKSDMPPQTMSHNIAIVDLGTDTDAFAQASMSARDNEFIAPDYEDQVIFNTPMLGGGESVEMEFTVPETKGDYDFVCTFPGHYMAGMVGILRVQ
- a CDS encoding NnrS family protein; this encodes MPTTSRWFIKAGVIYFVLGITLVFLDEIPLMSSKLSLLPIYLHMLVMGWITQLIIGVSVWMFPRKHRDKKRRESILVWATFWTLNIGLILRFLSEPFIPLLKDGKVIQISIVVSALLQWIAVILYTIEIWPRLQNRKKQR
- a CDS encoding SCO family protein encodes the protein MKVFKATLITLFVLSASAVTATAQHSQGDGHDHGHEHDMEQMKELDSEAINHSESLHQIPTTWVNQNSESVQIKDFAGQPLIVVMFYGKCTETCPMLIQRTWKLYSSLSEETQENINVLAVSFDYKNDTPQALKEYAEYEQLDLPDWHFVTADQMDIRQLASLLGVQYRERSDGHFDHSNLITVLDKHGNISHRIEGIIGNLADDITLIESLTR
- a CDS encoding Fur family transcriptional regulator — its product is MEEKILINQLQNRKIQPTSMRLMVLNFLVKNEAAVSLTLLENHFTRSDRTTLYRTLRTFEEKGLVHRIDDAGDSTKYALCPAECTCSYPDDTHLHFFCTDCEKTFCFRDLNIPNFSLPEQFIPKKGNFVISGFCPSCAA
- a CDS encoding formylglycine-generating enzyme family protein, with translation MKLPFNTYHKVAAVLGFLLAIQLPVVQAQNQAIAIPEGSFHSVLPEVVGEPHQVEPFKIDETAVTNEDYLEFLKENPEWQRSSISPLFAGSDYLRHWEYDLNPGSDEIMDRPVTRVSWYAANSYCEWNGGRLPTLNEWEYAAQAMDFDSNLEANRFSSELIGWYSAVDTKIKSDVGSTGIENRYGVKDLFGLIMEWVEDFNPPIADDISLDCGTVGRMQGDASVYSYAMSIRYITRMSFKPTSSTGMLGFRCAYDMNSNKMEI
- a CDS encoding heavy metal translocating P-type ATPase produces the protein MSQSSAQTGCKTCSVNHDTPSYSTDEVNFLTKHWQPIVSALLLTIGLILDYFIDPVWFNESFRLAWYLIAYLPVGYPVVKMGWESLIRGEVFTEFFLMSIATFGAFFIGEYPEGVAVMLFYSVGEAFQHSAVQKARSSIRALLDVRAEVAHVKDGNSFKTVHPDSVPIGQIIQVKPGERVPLDGKLITDRAAFDTSAITGESKPRHISDNENVLAGMINLNRVIELEVQKTYENSSISRILKMVQEATSRKAKTELFIRSFAKVYTPIVVLLATLLVALPALFVSSYVFEEWLYRGLVFLVISCPCALVISIPLGYFGGIGAASKNGILVKGGNFLDALRSVKTVVFDKTGTLTHATFSVQNIELYSDMNESQIGSYLFAVEKVSNHPIARAITDYIYTPEHSLKVDQQNEIPGYGLKSIIEGQTVVIGNQKLMENEQVELNKSGSESKNSSTKVHMAIDGIHQATVTISDRLKDDAKHAIRQLHHLGVDRTVMLSGDHKEVVEEVGRDLKIDEIYGDLLPEQKSEKLEEIKERTKGKVAYAGDGINDAPVLALSDVGIAMGAMGSDAAVETADVVIQSDQLTKIAESIRIARKTRNIVWQNIGLALGVKTVVLALGALGMASLWEAVFADVGVALLAILNAVRIQKMNFSSNS
- a CDS encoding DUF4149 domain-containing protein, which encodes MYFWSVFVHITIVCFWIGGIIFTAAVLVPATRKKLATQRGLLFTELGTRFSRLSWLLFPILIITGITALLGRGFSVQDLISVTFWQSEYGSTLFSKLIAFSLMLIVAAIHDFWLGPKAADLMKKDPNSETTYRYRKASSWGGRINLILGLIILYFAVSLVR
- a CDS encoding RrF2 family transcriptional regulator is translated as MLSNSGKYGLRACEYLALQSGDTPVSTKRISRELDMPNEYLVKVLQKLKKAGLVRSKRGSNGGVLLARPASEIFLIDIIQASNPSFIEMYTDKGKPDTKLELSALFKDLEFLSDITFKFIKESTLSDFSEYRNIKI
- a CDS encoding cupredoxin domain-containing protein, yielding MKLIVLHITLLVLTVSGLYAQNNQNAEADTVTIRIVGSMENSRFVPAEADIQKGDLLRFVVEEGIHTVTAYHPDNRRELGIPESAESFDSDLLQKGQEWFYRPNVTGEYNYFCRPHERMGHKGKFTVRSSDKNN